GGAAGACCAGTCGGTGCTTCCGGATGGCCCGGCCGACGCGCTCGCTCTCACTGGGGAACTTCGCACTGTCGAGGCACCCCGTCAGGTAACCGACCATGGCTCCGTCGAGCACGGCGACGAAGAGCGAGTCCGGTGCCAGGTCCATGTACGGGTCCAGGTAGATGGCCGCTTCGGAATCCTGGTCGCCCCACAGGCCGGCGCTCGGGGACGCTTCACCCGCGCGCCGGAACAGCCTGCGCAGCTCCGCGCGGTCGGCCTCCGTGAAGGAGCGCACCCGGATCATGATCGGCCGGCGCAGGCGAGGCGGGTGCGGGTGGCGGGCCGCGCGGCCAGGCCCGCCCAGGCGCCGGTCAGCGGCGCCGTGGGCTTCGGCGTGCCGACGCGGTCCGCGGTCGTCCGCTCCTCCACCGTGGTCATCTCATCTACAACGCTCCCAGCGCGATACCCCATTCCGAAGCGTCCTGTACGTCGCAGGCGGGCGCGGTGGCCGGCCGGCAACGGCGGAGTGCGCGCGGGCGGCCGCCCCGAGGCGCCGGTTCGACTCCAAGCAAGATCCACGGAACTCGTGTGGAACGTTCGGCGTCCCAGCCGCCTCCCTACTTGTGACAGGCAGATTCCTCAGGGGAGGCACACATGCGATCATCTCGGCAAATGCCCTGGGTGGACGGCGTCGAGCACCGCTTCGTGGAGGCGCGCGGGATCCGCTTCCATGTCGCCGGGGCGGGTGAAGGGCCGCCGCTGCTGTTCCTGCACGGCTTCCCGCAGCACTGGTACGCGTGGCGACATCTGGTTCCTCTGCTCGCCGACCGGTACCGCCTGGTGATGCCCGACATGCGCGGGGCAGGCTGGTCGGACGCGCCCTACCGGGGGTACGGCACCCGGGATCGTTCCGCCGACATGCTCGCGCTCATGGACGCCCTCGGGCTCGACCGGGTCGGCCTGGTCGGGCATGAGTGGGGTGCCTGGGCGGGCTTCAGGGCGTGCCTGGACGCGCCTGACCGGTTCACCCGGTTCCTGGCCCTCAACATCGTTCACCCCTGGCCCGACCAGCGCGCCACCCGCCGTAACGCCTGGCGCATGTGGCACACCGCGCTGTGGGAGTACCCCCTGCTCGGCGGCGCGATCCTCCGGTACTGGCCGGGGTTCACCCGATATCACCTGCGCCGGGGCGTCGACGACCCCGCCTGCTGGCGCGCGAGCGAGCTGGAGGAGTTCGTGGAATCGGTGCGGTCGAGGGCTCACGCCCATGCGGGACGCGCCCTGCACTGGCAGTACGTGCTGCGTGACATCCCCGCCCTCGCCACCGGCCGGTTTCGCCGCGAGCGCCTCGCCGTTCCCGCGACGGTCCTGCTCGGCGCCGGTGACTTCGCATTCGTCCCGGAAATGCTGGCGGGCGGGGCCGGCCATGCCGACGATCTGGACTCCAGAGTCGTCCCTGGCGGGCACTATCTTGCTGACGAACGACCCGAACTGGTCGCCGCGACCATACGAGAGCTCTTTCCCGCGCCAGAGACCGTCGTTCAGAGCAGGCCATTCGCAGAGGCCGGGCCCGACCGCGCGCCGACTCCAGCGCGGGCACGCACATGACCAGGCGGGAGCACGAAGGGTGACGGCCGATCCCGAGCACGTCGCCGCGCTGGTCCGGGGCGCCCAGCGCGGCGACAGCATGGCCATGCAGGAACTGCTCGATCTGCTGGCCCCCTACGTCGGCAGGCTCTGCGGGCCCATCGCCCTGCAAGACGGCCCGGACGCCGCGCAGGAGACATTGATCGCCGTGTTCCGCGGGATCTCTCGCCTGCGCGAGCCCGCCGCCCTGTTCGGCTGGGTACGGGCCATCGCGATCCGTGAAGCCGTCCGGACCGCGCGCCGGTCCGGGGCGCCCGCGGAGCCACTGGATCTTGACGCCGTGCCTCACACGGGTGATCCGCAAATGGCCGCCGACGTCAGCGACCTCCTCGACCGGCTCTCACCCGAGCACCGCGCCGTCCTGGTCCTGCGCGACGTGGAGGGCCTGGACGAACGGACCGTGAGCGAGCTGCTCCAGATCTCCACGGGAACGGTGAAGTCGCGTCTCCACCGAGCACGCAAGAGCTTCCGGAAGGCATGGCAAGGATGAACGAGCCCCGTTGGCCC
The sequence above is a segment of the Actinomadura coerulea genome. Coding sequences within it:
- a CDS encoding alpha/beta fold hydrolase: MPWVDGVEHRFVEARGIRFHVAGAGEGPPLLFLHGFPQHWYAWRHLVPLLADRYRLVMPDMRGAGWSDAPYRGYGTRDRSADMLALMDALGLDRVGLVGHEWGAWAGFRACLDAPDRFTRFLALNIVHPWPDQRATRRNAWRMWHTALWEYPLLGGAILRYWPGFTRYHLRRGVDDPACWRASELEEFVESVRSRAHAHAGRALHWQYVLRDIPALATGRFRRERLAVPATVLLGAGDFAFVPEMLAGGAGHADDLDSRVVPGGHYLADERPELVAATIRELFPAPETVVQSRPFAEAGPDRAPTPARART
- a CDS encoding RNA polymerase sigma factor — translated: MTADPEHVAALVRGAQRGDSMAMQELLDLLAPYVGRLCGPIALQDGPDAAQETLIAVFRGISRLREPAALFGWVRAIAIREAVRTARRSGAPAEPLDLDAVPHTGDPQMAADVSDLLDRLSPEHRAVLVLRDVEGLDERTVSELLQISTGTVKSRLHRARKSFRKAWQG